One Brassica napus cultivar Da-Ae chromosome A5, Da-Ae, whole genome shotgun sequence DNA window includes the following coding sequences:
- the BNAA05G25160D gene encoding uncharacterized protein BNAA05G25160D — protein MAYSIKLCLPLQTPCSAPKTVRSKTLMLQQSQVQVKVKQVTVSQPQPIRYSTKKNTVFEDPIQGIICYTDDNGEVICEGYDEGPRCPLDSSMVASHSREVEILELLQRSYQELRVTYKGDGQRHEIASRQELAMIKWINYDFL, from the exons ATGGCATATTCAATTAAACTCTGTCTTCCTCTTCAAACACCATGTTCTGCTCCAAAGACAGTAAGATCAAAGACTTTGATGCTTCAACAGAGTCAGGTTCAAGTTAAAGTCAAGCAAGTAACAGTTTCACAGCCTCAACCGATAAGATACTCCACCAAGAAGAACACT GTGTTCGAAGATCCAATCCAAGGGATCATATGTTACACAGATGATAATGGAGAAGTTATATGTGAAGGGTACGATGAAGGTCCTCGTTGTCCACTAGACAGCTCAATGGTAGCTTCTCACTCAAG agaggtGGAGATTCTTGAACTTCTGCAAAGAAGTTATCAGGAACTGAGAGTTACATACAAGGGTGATGGTCAAAGACATGAAATTGCTTCACGACAAGAGTTAGCAATGATCAAATGGATCAACTATGACTTTCTCTAA
- the LOC106410255 gene encoding serine/threonine-protein kinase WAG2, whose amino-acid sequence MEEEIYFPDTDLDLSFTSTVTDRTFASSSGRSSLTLSFNDRLSTSSAVTTSSTSSSTINHRRQDPHWSAIKSAKLLSSDGNIHLRHLKLIRHLGTGNLGRVFLCNLRDSSARFALKVIDRNNLTTAKKLSQVETEAEILSLLDHPFLPTLHARIDESHYTCLLIDYAPNGDLHSLLRKQPGNRLPLQPVRFFAAEVLVALEYLHAMGIVYRDLKPENVLLREDGHVMLSDFDLCFKSDVVPTFKSRRYRRTSSSPSLRRRRSGCFSTPAEEKYEMEEIVSEFTAEPVTAFSRSCVGTHEYLAPELVSGNGHGSGVDWWAFGIFLYELLYGTTPFKGDSKEQTLRNIVSTTKTVKFHVDSDMDEARDLIEKLLVKDPKKRLGCARGAQDIKRHPFFDGIKWPLIRHYKPPEEVRGLVIKKSTRAHAGHVTAVTPRRRKSFLWRALSYLLRGKSSSGGSKNQSNSNYYHYVGKSYASRKRV is encoded by the coding sequence ATGGAAGAAGAAATATATTTCCCTGACACCGATCTTGATCTTAGCTTCACATCCACCGTCACCGACCGCACATTCGCCTCCTCAAGCGGTCGGTCCAGCCTAACCCTAAGCTTCAACGACAGGCTCTCCACTTCCTCAGCCGTTACAACCTCATCCACATCCTCCTCAACCATCAACCACCGTCGCCAAGATCCTCACTGGTCGGCAATCAAATCAGCTAAACTCCTCTCCTCCGACGGAAACATCCACCTTCGCCACCTAAAACTAATACGCCACCTCGGCACTGGAAACCTCGGCCGTGTCTTCCTATGTAACCTCCGTGACTCCTCCGCGAGATTCGCCCTAAAGGTCATCGACCGTAATAACCTAACCACGGCCAAGAAGCTATCTCAGGTCGAGACGGAGGCAGAGATCCTCTCCTTGCTAGACCACCCTTTCCTCCCTACACTCCACGCTCGTATCGATGAGTCTCACTACACGTGCCTCCTCATCGATTACGCTCCCAACGGAGACTTACATTCCTTGCTACGCAAGCAACCTGGTAACCGTTTACCGCTTCAGCCGGTTAGATTCTTCGCCGCCGAAGTTCTCGTCGCCTTAGAGTACCTCCACGCGATGGGAATAGTCTACCGAGATCTTAAACCGGAAAACGTTTTGCTCCGAGAAGACGGACACGTCATGTTGTCGGACTTCGACCTATGTTTCAAATCGGACGTTGTCCCCACTTTTAAATCTCGCCGCTACCGGAGAACATCCTCTTCGCCGTCCCTTCGTCGGCGGAGGAGCGGCTGCTTCTCCACACCGGCCGAGGAGAAGTACGAGATGGAGGAGATAGTTTCCGAGTTTACTGCGGAGCCAGTGACGGCGTTTTCACGTTCTTGCGTCGGAACACATGAGTACCTTGCGCCGGAGCTAGTCTCCGGCAACGGACACGGGAGCGGAGTAGACTGGTGGGCGTTCGGAATATTCCTCTACGAGTTGTTATACGGAACGACACCGTTTAAAGGAGATAGTAAAGAGCAAACACTGCGCAACATAGTGTCGACCACTAAGACCGTGAAGTTCCACGTGGACAGTGACATGGATGAAGCTAGGGACTTGATTGAGAAGCTTTTGGTTAAGGACCCGAAGAAGAGGCTAGGATGCGCCAGGGGTGCGCAAGATATCAAACGGCATCCGTTCTTCGACGGGATCAAGTGGCCGTTGATTAGGCATTATAAGCCACCGGAGGAAGTTAGAGGGCTTGTGATCAAGAAGTCGACTAGAGCACATGCTGGTCACGTGACCGCCGTTACGCCGCGACGGAGGAAGTCGTTTTTGTGGAGGGCGTTGTCTTATTTACTGCGCGGTAAAAGCTCCAGTGGTGGGAGTAAAAATCAGAGCAATAGTAATTATTATCATTATGTAGGGAAAAGCTACGCGAGTCGCAAACGCGTTTAA
- the BNAA05G25110D gene encoding triacylglycerol lipase OBL1 isoform X1, whose translation MHQDNSGSNPGPGSNYLIVRPHRGGYRDLFQYGVRGDETSKNKFLERPDDHSDRTTSVINVQADDRRWVIVVSILVRKIIGLLRTPMEYTGLVVDFVLNLLSANGGLLGLVLGLIKAKVVIPERGSVDFVSTIGQLDGRIDLYKGWSFVEQLVCMEDSVSSGSSRRVGIEPGSRGLVDLCVMASKLAYENAKVVENVVSLHWKMNLVEFLDCWNDYQKQMSTQVFILTDKEKDADLILISFRGTEPFDADDWGTDFDYSWYEIPNVGKLHMGFIEAMGLGTRDYTPTFDYHLVELNSSEKENSQKNLPEMVERSAYYAVRETLKRLLAEHANAKFVVTGHSLGGALAILFPTLLVLKEETEMMRRLLGVYTFGQPRIGNREIGSFMKAKLNHPVDRYFRVVYCNDLVPRLPYDDTTFLYKHFGVCLYYDSFYNETRAEDEPDPNPYGMRYAVLAHVNAVWELVRGLIMGFIYGPGYREGWFRILFRLVGLTIPGLSDHCPTDYVNSVRLGPDYDLQMSPL comes from the exons ATGCACCAAGACAATTCGGGTTCGAATCCGGGCCCCGGGTCAAACTACTTGATCGTTCGGCCTCACCGAGGTGGCTACAGAGACCTTTTTCAATACGGTGTGAGAGGAGACGAAACTAGCAAAAACAAGTTCCTCGAACGACCTGATGATCACTCCGACAGGACCACATCGGTGATCAATGTACAAGCCGATGATCGCCGTTGGGTCATCGTGGTCTCGATCCTCGTCCGTAAGATCATCGGACTTCTCCGAACACCGATGGAATACACGGGTTTGGTCGTTGACTTTGTGCTCAATCTCTTGTCTGCGAACGGTGGCTTGCTCGGTTTGGTTCTTGGGTTGATTAAAG CGAAGGTGGTGATACCAGAGAGAGGCTCTGTGGATTTTGTTAGTACGATTGGTCAGCTTGATGGGAGGATTGATTTGTACAAAGGTTGGAGTTTCGTCGAACAGTTGGTGTGCATGGAGGATTCGGTTAGTTCCGGTTCTTCTAGAAGGGTTGGAATCGAACCGGGGAGTCGTGGGCTTGTTGATTTGTGTGTGATGGCGTCGAAGCTTGCGTATGAGAACGCTAAAGTTGTTGAAAACGTTGTGAGTCTCCATTGGAAG ATGAATCTGGTTGAGTTCTTGGATTGTTGGAATG ATTATCAGAAGCAGATGTCTACACAAGTGTTTATACTCACTGATAAGGAGAAAGATGCAGACTTGATACTGATCAGCTTCAGAGGCACTGAGCCGTTTGATGCAGATGACTGGGGAACAGACTTTGACTATTCTTGGTATGAGATCCCCAATGTGGGTAAGCTTCACATGGGTTTCATAGAAGCAATGGGTTTAGGCACCAGAGACTACACTCCCACTTTCGATTACCATCTCGTCGAGCTAAACTCCTCTGAGAAAGAGAATAGCCAAAAGAATCTCCCAGAGATGGTAGAGAGAAGCGCTTATTACGCAGTTAGAGAAACGCTGAAACGTTTGCTTGCGGAGCACGCAAACGCCAAGTTTGTAGTCACGGGCCACAGCTTAGGAGGCGCGTTAGCGATACTGTTTCCTACATTGCTGGTGTTGAAAGAGGAGACGGAGATGATGAGGAGGCTGCTTGGAGTTTACACTTTCGGACAGCCTAGGATCGGGAACAGAGAGATTGGTAGTTTCATGAAAGCTAAACTGAATCACCCTGTAGATAGATACTTTCGTGTTGTCTACTGCAACGATCTTGTCCCGAGATTGCCTTACGACGACACAACGTTTCTTTACAAGCACTTCGGAGTCTGTCTTTACTACGACAGTTTCTACAACGAGACA AGAGCAGAGGATGAACCGGATCCGAACCCTTACGGTATGCGTTATGCGGTTCTTGCTCATGTAAACGCGGTTTGGGAGTTGGTTAGAGGCTTGATAATGGGGTTCATTTATGGACCGGGTTATAGAGAAGGATGGTTTAGGATCTTGTTTAGGCTCGTAGGACTGACGATTCCAGGTCTCTCGGATCATTGCCCGACTGATTATGTTAACTCGGTTAGGCTTGGACCAGACTATGACCTTCAGATGTCTCCTCTTTGA
- the LOC106393603 gene encoding protein STRUBBELIG-RECEPTOR FAMILY 7 yields MKKKVSEKNHHVGLALFILCIVGLKPSFILGDTNASDAAALNNLFSSLNSPGQLSQWTASGGDPCGQNWKGITCSNSRVTQIKLSGLGLSGSLGFMLDKLTSVTEFDLSNNNLGGDLPYQLPPNLERLNLANNQFTGSAQYSISLMTPLKYLNLAHNQLKQLAIDFTKLTSLSILDLSSNTITGSLPNTMSSLTNAKSIYLQNNQFTGTIDVLATLPLENLNIANNRFTGWIPDSLRGINLQKDGNSFNTGAAPPPPPGTPPIHRSPTPKSGNRGSPSSGDDSGSSSDSKSSGLGAGGIAGIVISLLVVTAVIAFFLIKRKRSKRTSSSTDIERSDNVNQPFTLASNDIHQENKSMQTPSVVETKKLDTSLSMNLRPPPSERHKSFDEEDSTPIKPIVAKKHAVVVPSNVNVYTVADLQIATNSFSVDNLLGEGTFGRVYRAQFDDGKVLAVKKIDSSALPTDTAEDFTEIVSKIAHLDHENVTKLDGYCSEHGQHLVIYEFHRNGSLHDFLHLSEDESKPLIWNPRVKIALGTARALEYLHEVCSPSIVHKNIKSANILLDSELNPHLSDSGLASFLPTANELLNQNDEGYSAPEVSMSGQYSLQSDVYSFGVVMLELLTGRKPFDSTRSRSEQSLVRWATPQLHDIDALSKMVDPALKGLYPVKSLSRFADVIALCVQPEPEFRPPMSEVVQALVVLVQRANMSKRTVGVGSGSSGANDYM; encoded by the exons atgaagaagaaggtgagCGAGAAGAATCACCATGTGGGTTTGGCTCTGTTCATACTCTGCATTGTAGGGTTGAAGCCAAGTTTCATCCTTGGAGACACCAATGCATCTGAtg CTGCGGCGTTAAACAACCTGTTCAGCTCCTTGAATTCTCCGGGACAGCTATCTCAATGGACAGCATCAGGAGGTGATCCTTGTGGACAGAACTGGAAAGGCATCACGTGTTCTAACTCACGAGTTACTCAAAT AAAGTTATCAGGACTTGGACTCTCTGGATCACTAGGATTCATGCTTGATAAATTGACTTCTGTTACTGAGTT TGATTTAAGCAACAATAACCTTGGAGGGGATTTGCCTTATCAGCTTCCTCCAAATCTAGAGAGATT GAATCTTGCTAATAACCAGTTCACTGGATCTGCTCAGTATTCCATTTCTCTAATGACACCTCTCAAGTACCT CAATCTAGCTCACAACCAGCTTAAGCAACTAGCTATTGACTTCACGAAACTCACCTCTCTATCTATCTT GGACCTCTCTTCCAATACTATCACAGGTTCTCTTCCCAACACAATGAGCTCTCTTACAAATGCAAAGTCAAT TTATCTTCAGAACAATCAGTTCACAGGCACCATTGATGTACTAGCCACACTTCCCCTCGAAAATTT GAACATTGCAAATAATCGTTTCACTGGTTGGATCCCTGATTCTTTGAGAGGCATTAACTTGCA AAAAGATGGTAACTCATTCAACACCGGGGCTGCACCTCCACCGCCTCCCGGCACACCTCCGATCCATAGATCACCTACTCCTAAATCCGGTAACAGAGGATCACCATCCAGTGGTGATGATTCCGGCAGTAGCAGTGACTCCAAGAGCTCAGGGCTTGGAGCTGGTGGAATAGCAGGAATAGTCATTTCACTGTTAGTTGTGACAGCAGtcatagctttcttcttgatcAAGAGAAAAAGATCAAAGCGGACATCGTCATCCACGGACATTGAAAGGAGTGATAACGTTAACCAGCCCTTCACACTCGCTTCAAATGACATTCATCAAG AGAACAAGTCTATGCAGACACCATCAGTAGTCGAGACGAAGAAGCTGGACACTTCACTGTCAATGAATCTACGTCCTCCACCATCTGAGCGACATAAGTCGTTTGATGAAGAAGATTCAACACCGATAAAGCCTATTGTTGCAAAGAAACATGCAGTCGTGGTCCCTTCAAATGTGAATGTGTATACGGTTGCAGATCTTCAGATAGCTACCAATAGTTTCAGCGTCGATAATCTTCTCGGTGAAGGCACTTTTGGGAGAGTATACAGAGCTCAGTTTGATGATGGAAAG GTACTTGCTGTGAAGAAAATAGACTCGTCTGCGCTTCCCACTGACACGGCTGAAGATTTTACCGAGATTGTATCGAAAATTGCGCATTTGGATCATGAAAACGTCACAAAGCTTGATGGTTACTGTTCTGAACACGGGCAACACTTGGTGATCTATGAGTTTCATAGAAACGGCTCGTTGCATGACTTTTTACATCTATCTGAAGATGAAAGCAAACCTTTGATATGGAATCCTCGAGTCAAGATCGCTCTTGGCACTGCACGTGCATTGGA ATATTTGCATGAAGTTTGTTCACCGTCTATAGTCCATAAGAACATTAAATCAGCAAATATTTTACTCGACTCAGAGCTGAATCCACACCTCTCTGACTCTGGTCTCGCTAGCTTCCTCCCTACTGCCAATGAG TTACTGAACCAAAACGATGAAGGATACAGTGCACCAGAAGTTTCAATGTCAGGCCAATACTCTTTGCAGAGCGATGTCTACAGTTTTGGAGTAGTGATGCTTGAGCTTTTGACCGGAAGAAAACCATTCGACAG TACAAGGTCAAGATCTGAGCAGTCATTGGTGAGATGGGCAACACCTCAGCTTCATGACATTGATGCATTGAGCAAAATGGTTGATCCAGCTCTCAAAGGGCTTTACCCTGTTAAATCTCTCTCCCGTTTTGCAGATGTTATCGCACTTTGCGTTCAG CCGGAGCCAGAGTTCAGACCACCGATGTCTGAAGTGGTGCAAGCGTTGGTTGTGCTGGTGCAGAGAGCTAACATGAGCAAGAGAACTGTGGGGGTTGGCTCTGGTAGCTCTGGAGCTAATGATTACATGTAA
- the BNAA05G25110D gene encoding triacylglycerol lipase OBL1 isoform X2, with protein sequence MHQDNSGSNPGPGSNYLIVRPHRGGYRDLFQYGVRGDETSKNKFLERPDDHSDRTTSVINVQADDRRWVIVVSILVRKIIGLLRTPMEYTGLVVDFVLNLLSANGGLLGLVLGLIKAKVVIPERGSVDFVSTIGQLDGRIDLYKGWSFVEQLVCMEDSVSSGSSRRVGIEPGSRGLVDLCVMASKLAYENAKVVENVMNLVEFLDCWNDYQKQMSTQVFILTDKEKDADLILISFRGTEPFDADDWGTDFDYSWYEIPNVGKLHMGFIEAMGLGTRDYTPTFDYHLVELNSSEKENSQKNLPEMVERSAYYAVRETLKRLLAEHANAKFVVTGHSLGGALAILFPTLLVLKEETEMMRRLLGVYTFGQPRIGNREIGSFMKAKLNHPVDRYFRVVYCNDLVPRLPYDDTTFLYKHFGVCLYYDSFYNETRAEDEPDPNPYGMRYAVLAHVNAVWELVRGLIMGFIYGPGYREGWFRILFRLVGLTIPGLSDHCPTDYVNSVRLGPDYDLQMSPL encoded by the exons ATGCACCAAGACAATTCGGGTTCGAATCCGGGCCCCGGGTCAAACTACTTGATCGTTCGGCCTCACCGAGGTGGCTACAGAGACCTTTTTCAATACGGTGTGAGAGGAGACGAAACTAGCAAAAACAAGTTCCTCGAACGACCTGATGATCACTCCGACAGGACCACATCGGTGATCAATGTACAAGCCGATGATCGCCGTTGGGTCATCGTGGTCTCGATCCTCGTCCGTAAGATCATCGGACTTCTCCGAACACCGATGGAATACACGGGTTTGGTCGTTGACTTTGTGCTCAATCTCTTGTCTGCGAACGGTGGCTTGCTCGGTTTGGTTCTTGGGTTGATTAAAG CGAAGGTGGTGATACCAGAGAGAGGCTCTGTGGATTTTGTTAGTACGATTGGTCAGCTTGATGGGAGGATTGATTTGTACAAAGGTTGGAGTTTCGTCGAACAGTTGGTGTGCATGGAGGATTCGGTTAGTTCCGGTTCTTCTAGAAGGGTTGGAATCGAACCGGGGAGTCGTGGGCTTGTTGATTTGTGTGTGATGGCGTCGAAGCTTGCGTATGAGAACGCTAAAGTTGTTGAAAACGTT ATGAATCTGGTTGAGTTCTTGGATTGTTGGAATG ATTATCAGAAGCAGATGTCTACACAAGTGTTTATACTCACTGATAAGGAGAAAGATGCAGACTTGATACTGATCAGCTTCAGAGGCACTGAGCCGTTTGATGCAGATGACTGGGGAACAGACTTTGACTATTCTTGGTATGAGATCCCCAATGTGGGTAAGCTTCACATGGGTTTCATAGAAGCAATGGGTTTAGGCACCAGAGACTACACTCCCACTTTCGATTACCATCTCGTCGAGCTAAACTCCTCTGAGAAAGAGAATAGCCAAAAGAATCTCCCAGAGATGGTAGAGAGAAGCGCTTATTACGCAGTTAGAGAAACGCTGAAACGTTTGCTTGCGGAGCACGCAAACGCCAAGTTTGTAGTCACGGGCCACAGCTTAGGAGGCGCGTTAGCGATACTGTTTCCTACATTGCTGGTGTTGAAAGAGGAGACGGAGATGATGAGGAGGCTGCTTGGAGTTTACACTTTCGGACAGCCTAGGATCGGGAACAGAGAGATTGGTAGTTTCATGAAAGCTAAACTGAATCACCCTGTAGATAGATACTTTCGTGTTGTCTACTGCAACGATCTTGTCCCGAGATTGCCTTACGACGACACAACGTTTCTTTACAAGCACTTCGGAGTCTGTCTTTACTACGACAGTTTCTACAACGAGACA AGAGCAGAGGATGAACCGGATCCGAACCCTTACGGTATGCGTTATGCGGTTCTTGCTCATGTAAACGCGGTTTGGGAGTTGGTTAGAGGCTTGATAATGGGGTTCATTTATGGACCGGGTTATAGAGAAGGATGGTTTAGGATCTTGTTTAGGCTCGTAGGACTGACGATTCCAGGTCTCTCGGATCATTGCCCGACTGATTATGTTAACTCGGTTAGGCTTGGACCAGACTATGACCTTCAGATGTCTCCTCTTTGA
- the LOC106423546 gene encoding pectinesterase/pectinesterase inhibitor 3 has protein sequence MAPSIKEIFSKDNFKKNKKIVLLSAAVALLLVASVAGIAAGASKANENGKRTLSPTSHAVLRSACSSTLYPELCISAVATAGGVKLTSQKDVIEASLNLTTTAVEHNYFGVKKLIKKTKGLTPREKTALHDCLETIDETLDELHEALEDLHMYPNKKSLREHAGDLKTLISSAITNQETCLDGFSHDAADKKVRKALLKGQMHVEHMCSNALAMIKNMTDTDIANFELKAKLSSNNRKLKEEETTVAVDIAGAGELGADGWPTWLSAGDRRLLQGSTVKADATVAADGSGTFTTISAAVAAAPENSNKRYVIHIKAGVYRENVDVAKKKKNIMFMGDGRTTTIITASRNVVDGSTTFHSATVAAVGERFLARDITFQNTAGPSKHQAVALRVGSDFSAFYQCDMLAYQDTLYVHSNRQFFVKCLIAGTVDFIFGNAAVVLQDCDIHARRPNSGQKNMVTAQGRTDPNQNTGIVIQKCRIGATSDLQSVKSSFPTYLGRPWKEYSQTVIMQSAISDVIRPEGWSEWTGTFALNTLTYREYANTGAGAGTANRVTWKGFKVITAAAEAQPYTAGQFIGGGGWLSSTGFPFSLGL, from the exons ATGGCACCATCCATCAAAGAAATCTTCTCCAAAGATAACttcaagaaaaataagaaaattgtttTACTTTCCGCTGCCGTAGCCTTGCTCCTCGTAGCTTCCGTCGCCGGAATAGCCGCCGGAGCTTCAAAAGCCAACGAAAACGGTAAACGAACTCTATCACCGACTTCTCACGCCGTGCTAAGATCCGCATGCAGCTCCACGCTTTACCCTGAGCTATGCATATCGGCCGTGGCCACCGCCGGGGGCGTCAAACTCACGTCGCAGAAAGACGTCATTGAGGCTTCGCTTAACCTAACAACAACCGCCGTTGAACACAATTACTTCGGCGTCAAGAAACTGATAAAGAAAACGAAAGGACTAACTCCTCGAGAGAAGACGGCGCTTCATGACTGTTTGGAGACTATTGATGAGACGCTAGATGAGCTTCACGAGGCGCTCGAAGATCTCCATATGTATCCTAACAAGAAATCTCTCCGGGAACACGCCGGTGATCTCAAAACCCTAATTAGCTCTGCCATTACCAACCAGGAGACTTGTCTCGACGGCTTCTCTCATGACGCCGCCGACAAGAAAGTCCGTAAGGCCTTGTTGAAGGGTCAG ATGCACGTAGAGCACATGTGCAGCAACGCACTAGCAATGATCAAGAACATGACTGATACCGACATAGCCAATTTCGAGCTGAAAGCTAAACTCAGCTCAAACAACCGTAAACTCAAGGAGGAAGAGACTACGGTGGCCGTAGATATTGCCGGTGCCGGAGAATTAGGTGCTGATGGGTGGCCGACTTGGTTATCTGCGGGAGATAGGAGGCTTCTTCAAGGGTCTACGGTGAAAGCCGATGCCACCGTGGCGGCTGACGGTAGTGGTACATTCACGACTATTTCGGCTGCGGTTGCGGCGGCTCCCGAGAATAGTAATAAGAGGTATGTAATACATATAAAAGCAGGAGTTTATAGAGAGAATGTGGATGTGgccaagaagaaaaagaatataatGTTTATGGGAGATGGTCGGACAACAACTATTATTACCGCAAGTAGAAACGTCGTCGACGGTAGCACTACCTTTCACTCTGCCACCGTTG CTGCTGTCGGTGAGCGATTCCTAGCTCGTGACATCACTTTCCAGAACACGGCAGGTCCGTCAAAGCACCAAGCGGTGGCTCTCCGTGTCGGTTCTGACTTCTCCGCTTTCTATCAATGCGACATGTTAGCCTACCAAGACACTCTCTACGTACACTCCAACCGTCAGTTCTTTGTCAAGTGCCTCATCGCCGGAACCGTCGATTTTATTTTCGGAAACGCCGCTGTTGTTCTCCAAGACTGTGACATCCACGCTCGTCGACCAAACTCTGGCCAGAAAAACATGGTCACGGCCCAAGGACGGACAGACCCTAACCAGAACACTGGGATAGTTATCCAAAAATGTAGGATCGGTGCCACGTCGGATTTACAGTCAGTGAAAAGTAGTTTTCCAACGTATCTTGGTCGGCCGTGGAAGGAGTACTCACAGACGGTGATAATGCAGTCGGCTATCTCCGACGTGATCCGACCCGAAGGGTGGTCTGAGTGGACCGGGACATTCGCGTTGAACACTTTGACTTATAGAGAGTATGCGAACACAGGAGCAGGGGCTGGAACTGCAAATAGAGTGACGTGGAAGGGTTTTAAGGTTATTACTGCTGCTGCTGAAGCTCAGCCATATACGGCTGGTCAGTTTATTGGTGGTGGTGGCTGGTTATCCTCGACCGGTTTTCCTTTTTCGCTTGGTCTTTGA
- the LOC125609057 gene encoding LOW QUALITY PROTEIN: uncharacterized protein LOC125609057 (The sequence of the model RefSeq protein was modified relative to this genomic sequence to represent the inferred CDS: deleted 3 bases in 2 codons), whose translation MVLFMLSESKKRATTWEDITKKHEIVQCVKVFCCCYSLTFMKIKRRKLWFLLIFCCLCNLYSSDSESKQTSAIKE comes from the exons ATGGTTTTGTTCATGTTGTCGGAATCTAAAAAAAGG GCTACAACTTGGGAAGATATTACAAAGAAACATGAGATTGTACAATGCGTAAAggtt ttttgttgttgttattctctcacttttatgaaaataaaaagaagaaaactttggtttttgttgattttttgttgtctctgtaACTTGTACTCGTCAGACTCAGAATCCAAGCAGACCAGCGCAATAAAAGAGTAA
- the LOC111202666 gene encoding putative RING-H2 finger protein ATL62, with protein MNEDQEIALFMATMATFGCVVLLCLCCMESRRGNNSHPTQPPRRFHELIQDIKPTINYKPPAPPPIPVVNFNSHNFKNVVECVVCLSNLVDGDKARVMPTCKHCFHVDCIDKWLKCNSICPVCRINVVGRLALNDGSIFQSLPSIGANSVMDMDSSAESETRDGQ; from the coding sequence ATGAACGAAGATCAAGAAATTGCCTTATTCATGGCGACTATGGCTACGTTTGGTTGTGTAGTGCTATTGTGTTTATGCTGTATGGAGTCTCGTAGGGGCAACAATAGTCATCCAACTCAACCCCCTCGTAGATTTCATGAGCTAATCCAAGACATCAAACCCACCATCAACTATAAACCTCCCGCTCCTCCACCAATCCCCGTGGTGAATTTCAACTCTCATAACTTCAAAAACGTTGTCGAGTGCGTTGTTTGCCTCTCCAACCTAGTCGATGGAGACAAAGCCAGGGTTATGCCGACATGTAAACACTGCTTTCACGTGGATTGCATCGACAAGTGGCTTAAATGTAATTCCATTTGTCCTGTCTGCAGAATAAACGTTGTTGGTCGTTTGGCCCTAAATGACGGCTCGATTTTTCAATCTCTTCCGAGTATAGGAGCTAACTCTGTGATGGATATGGATAGTTCGGCCGAATCAGAAACTCGAGACGGCCAATAA
- the LOC106423520 gene encoding small polypeptide DEVIL 19-like, protein MAEFKRKFNKGHAFTSKCVSLVKEQRARLYILRRCATMLCCWYIHGDE, encoded by the coding sequence ATGGCCGAATTCAAGAGAAAGTTCAACAAAGGTCATGCCTTCACAAGCAAATGTGTTTCCTTGGTGAAGGAACAACGGGCTCGTCTCTATATTCTCCGCCGTTGCGCCACCATGCTTTGCTGCTGGTACATCCATGGCGATGAATAG